AGCGGGACCGGCCAGGGATCCACGCCGCGGGCGAGCGCCAGGTAGTAGCTCACCCACATCCCGACGTAGACGAGCGACAGCAGGCGCGCCGTGCGTCCCGCGCCCCGCGCCCGGCACTCGCTCACGCCCCCCGCGGCCGGCGCCACCAGGTCGCGGAGCACCGCGAAGCGCCGCGCGATCTCGGGCGGCTCGCCGTCGTCCCGCAAGAGCGTGAGGTGGAGCGCCTGCGCCGCGGGCGCCCGCCACGCCTCGATCTCGTTGTGGTTCATCTCCGGGAGCGTGCCGGCGAGCGCCATGACCTTCGCGTTCTCCTCGAGGTCGGTCTTCCAACGGTAGGCAGCCGGGCCCGTCGTCGGTCCGCCGTAGATCGCCGGCATCCGCCCGTCGAGCGCCTGCGCCAGGCGCTTGGCCTCGTTCGCCGCGGCCGGCCGCTCCGGGCGGAGCTCGTCCGCGAGCGCCTGCAGCACCTCGACGGCCTCGCCGAGCTCCGCGTCGGTCGCGACGGGCAGCCCGAGCGCGGCGAGGATCCGCGCCGCCGGCAGGAAGAGGTACCCGAGCGCCATGCGCGGCATGAGGCCGGCCGGCAGCCGCACGAGCGGGAGCCGGCGCGCGCCGGCGAGCTCCGCGAGCCGACCGCCCGAGGTGATCGCGGCGACCGCCGCGCCGCGCGAGAGCGCGGCGTCGACCGACGAGAGCACCTCGGCGGTCTCGCCCGAATAGGACGAGGCGATCACGAGTGCCTGCTTGCCGGCCGCCGCCGGCAGGCCGTAGCCCCGGTGGACGAGGACGGGGACGTCGAGCCGCTCGGCGGCGCATGCGGCGAG
This window of the Candidatus Methylomirabilota bacterium genome carries:
- a CDS encoding bifunctional phosphoglucose/phosphomannose isomerase; this translates as MTLDDARLLEERDPHRVREVLAAFAAQCRAAQALAADPPVPRERPALVVVAGMGGSAAAGDLLAACAAERLDVPVLVHRGYGLPAAAGKQALVIASSYSGETAEVLSSVDAALSRGAAVAAITSGGRLAELAGARRLPLVRLPAGLMPRMALGYLFLPAARILAALGLPVATDAELGEAVEVLQALADELRPERPAAANEAKRLAQALDGRMPAIYGGPTTGPAAYRWKTDLEENAKVMALAGTLPEMNHNEIEAWRAPAAQALHLTLLRDDGEPPEIARRFAVLRDLVAPAAGGVSECRARGAGRTARLLSLVYVGMWVSYYLALARGVDPWPVPLLDEVKRRLR